One stretch of Plutella xylostella chromosome 15, ilPluXylo3.1, whole genome shotgun sequence DNA includes these proteins:
- the LOC105381115 gene encoding beta-1,4-glucuronyltransferase 1, translating into MLSNRRNTVLKVSIVINVAVLLYATLQLTSTGAPGEEWAPTGEALGAGAGAGRELLRDATPLETTPRTPPPTTPRSNASTAPTLDPDKRPSVPSEPEEDELDQVDQNALSEKTLTKLRNLLLCHDRDFVPATTQRGDYWVLQNYVRAEHGPVACHEAVTYTTHAGYEYLDNVKPLVERWMAPVSIAVHAPGADLAPAVDGIRYLRDCSGDDLIRQFVTFHIFFSYKHIPSQIPDPEVFLGNQFNCSLKPPYETSANTSTYMKSHNMLYPVNVARNIARDASLTHFLLPADIELYPSPNLVPRFLNMIARNAPPLNNTNPRVFVISIFEVDAKFKAPTTKTQLKAMLANNSVIPFHKFVCKNCHAIPQGDQWVKAAETGQMDVFHVGKRRGKYVHWEPIFIGTHRDPLYDERLSWDGMKDKMTQGYVLCVKDYDFMILNNAFLCHKPGIKKFVKNAKRDLIVGRQNKYVKKTIMPELRKLYGSRAGCTL; encoded by the exons aTGTTGTCTAACCGACGCAACACAGTGCTGAAAGTGAGCATCGTGATTAACGTGGCGGTGCTGCTGTACGCCACGCTGCAGCTGACGAGCACGGGCGCGCCGGGCGAGGAGTGGGCGCCCACGGGGGAGGCGctgggcgcgggggcgggggcggggcgcgAGCTGCTGCGCGACGCCACGCCGCTGGAGACCACGCCGCGCACGCCGCCGCCCACCACGCCGCGCAGCAACGCCAGCACGGCGCCCACGCTGGACCCGGACAAGCGGCCCAGCGTGCCCTCGGAGCCCGAGGAGGACGAGCTGGACCAGGTGGACCAGAACGCGCTGTCGGAGAAGACGCTCACGAAGCTGCGCAACCTGCTGCTGTGCCACGACCGCGACTTCGTGCCGGCGACCACGCAGCGCGGCGACTACTGGGTGCTGCAGAACTACGTGCGCGCCGAGCACGGGCCCGTGGCGTGCCACGAGGCCGTCACCTACACCACGCACGCCGGCTACGAGTACCTCGACAACGTCAAGCCGCTCGTCGAACG GTGGATGGCGCCGGTCAGCATAGCCGTGCACGCGCCTGGGGCGGACCTGGCGCCGGCGGTGGACGGCATCAGGTACCTGCGCGACTGCTCCGGCGACGACCTCATCCGGCAGTTCGTCACCTTCCACATCTTCTTCTCCTACAAGCATATTCCTAGTCAG ATCCCCGACCCGGAGGTGTTCCTCGGGAACCAGTTCAACTGCTCGCTCAAACCTCCCTACGAGACGAGCGCAAACACGTCCACCTACATGAAGTCGCACAACATGTTGTACCCCGTCAACGTGGCCCGGAACATCGCCCGGGACGCCTCGCTCACCCACTTCCTGCTGCCGGCTGACATCGAGCTGTACCCCAGCCCCAACCTCGTGCCAAGGTTCCTCAACATGATCGCGAGGAATGCGCCCCCACTGAACAACACTAATCCGAGAGTCTTCGTTATTAGTATCTTTGAAGTGGACGCCAAGTTTAAA GCGCCGACGACGAAGACGCAGCTGAAGGCGATGCTGGCCAACAACTCGGTGATCCCGTTCCACAAGTTCGTGTGCAAGAACTGCCACGCCATCCCGCAGGGCGACCAGTGGGTGAAGGCCGCCGAGACTGGAC AGATGGACGTGTTCCACGTCGGCAAGCGGCGCGGCAAGTACGTGCACTGGGAGCCCATCTTCATCGGCACGCACCGGGACCCGCTGTACGACGAGCGCCTCAGCTGGGACGGCATGAAGGACAAGATGACGCAG GGCTACGTGCTCTGCGTGAAGGACTACGACTTCATGATCCTGAACAACGCGTTCCTGTGCCACAAGCCCGGCATCAAGAAGTTCGTGAAGAACGCCAAGCGAGACCTCATCGTGGGCCGCCAGAACAAGTACGTCAAGAAGACCATCATGCCCGAGCTCAGGAAGCTGTATGGGAGCCGCGCCGGGTGCACGCTGTGA